Proteins co-encoded in one Kribbella qitaiheensis genomic window:
- a CDS encoding succinate dehydrogenase iron-sulfur subunit: MDVKVKILRYNPEVLDESEWKTYSVTLLPGDRVLDALHKIKWEQDGTLTFRRSCAHGVCGSDAMRINGRNRLACKTLIKDLNPDKEITVEPIKGLPVLKDLVVDMEPFFDAYRSIMPFLVTSGHEPTRERIQSQSDRERFDDTTKCILCAACTTSCPVFWSDGQYFGPQAIVGAHRFIFDSRDEGTEQRLEILNDKEGVWRCRTTFNCTEACPRGIEVTKAIQEVKRALIFRRV, from the coding sequence ATGGATGTCAAGGTCAAGATCCTTCGGTACAACCCCGAGGTGCTGGACGAGTCCGAGTGGAAGACCTACTCGGTCACCCTGCTGCCCGGCGACCGGGTGCTGGACGCGCTGCACAAGATCAAGTGGGAGCAGGACGGCACGTTGACCTTCCGCCGGTCCTGCGCGCACGGCGTCTGCGGCTCGGACGCGATGCGGATCAACGGCCGCAACCGGCTGGCCTGCAAGACGCTGATCAAGGACCTGAACCCGGACAAGGAGATCACCGTCGAGCCCATCAAGGGCCTGCCGGTGCTCAAGGACCTGGTCGTCGACATGGAGCCGTTCTTCGACGCGTACCGCTCCATCATGCCGTTCCTGGTCACGAGCGGCCACGAGCCGACCCGGGAGCGGATCCAGTCGCAGTCTGACCGGGAACGCTTCGACGACACCACCAAGTGCATCCTCTGCGCCGCCTGCACGACGTCCTGCCCGGTCTTCTGGTCCGACGGCCAGTACTTCGGCCCGCAGGCGATCGTCGGCGCGCACCGGTTCATCTTCGACAGCCGCGACGAGGGCACCGAGCAGCGGCTGGAGATCCTGAACGACAAGGAAGGCGTCTGGCGCTGCCGGACCACCTTCAACTGCACCGAGGCCTGCCCCCGCGGCATCGAGGTCACCAAGGCCATCCAGGAAGTCAAACGAGCCCTGATCTTCCGCCGCGTCTGA
- the sdhC gene encoding succinate dehydrogenase, cytochrome b556 subunit: MYRGHEGMWSWVAHRITGVGIFFFLLVHVLDTALVRVSPEAYNEVIGTYKNPIVGLMEVGLVGAILFHAFNGIRLILVDFWAKGPRNQRKLMIGVGIIWVVLFVPFVIRHLSHVFGG, from the coding sequence CTGTATCGCGGCCACGAAGGCATGTGGTCGTGGGTCGCGCACCGGATCACCGGGGTCGGGATCTTCTTCTTCCTCCTGGTCCATGTACTCGACACCGCTTTGGTCAGGGTTTCCCCGGAGGCCTACAACGAGGTGATCGGGACCTACAAGAACCCGATCGTCGGCCTGATGGAGGTCGGCCTGGTCGGGGCCATCCTGTTCCACGCCTTCAACGGCATCCGGCTGATCCTGGTGGACTTCTGGGCCAAGGGCCCGCGGAACCAGCGCAAGCTGATGATCGGCGTCGGGATCATCTGGGTCGTGTTGTTCGTGCCGTTCGTGATCCGGCACCTGAGCCACGTCTTCGGAGGCTGA
- a CDS encoding succinate dehydrogenase hydrophobic membrane anchor subunit → MSEIATPRSSTRSRSLKGGGRNRSGQTNFELYSWLFMRLSGLALIVLVLGHLFVNLMLGGGITALDFGFVAGKWANPLWQVWDLLMLWLAMLHGTNGMRTIVNDYAEKDQTRFWLKALLITAAIVIVVLGTLVIFTFDPCLDPSSTLSVCK, encoded by the coding sequence ATGTCCGAGATCGCCACCCCGCGTTCCTCCACCCGGTCCCGCTCGCTGAAGGGCGGCGGCCGCAACCGCTCCGGTCAGACCAACTTCGAGTTGTACAGTTGGCTGTTCATGCGGCTGTCCGGGCTCGCCCTGATCGTGCTCGTGCTCGGACACCTGTTCGTCAACCTGATGCTCGGCGGCGGGATCACCGCGCTCGACTTCGGGTTCGTGGCCGGCAAGTGGGCCAACCCGCTCTGGCAGGTCTGGGACCTGCTGATGCTGTGGCTGGCGATGCTGCACGGCACCAACGGGATGCGCACGATCGTCAACGACTACGCCGAGAAGGACCAGACCAGGTTCTGGCTGAAGGCTCTGCTGATCACCGCGGCGATCGTGATCGTCGTCCTCGGCACCCTGGTCATCTTCACCTTCGATCCCTGCCTAGACCCCAGCTCCACGCTGTCGGTCTGCAAGTAA
- the sdhA gene encoding succinate dehydrogenase flavoprotein subunit encodes MQRHQYDVVIVGAGGAGMRAALESSKRTRTAVLTKLYPTRSHTGAAQGGMCAALANVEEDNWEWHTFDTVKGGDFLVDQDAAEVMCREAVDAVLDLEKMGLPFNRTAEGKIDQRFFGGHTRNHGEAVVRRSCFAADRTGHMILQTLYQQCIKQNVEFFNEFYVLDLLMVGGRATGVVAYELATGELHIFSAKSIVFASGGFGKVFRTTSNAHTLTGDGMGIVWRKGLPLEDMEFFQFHPTGLAGLGVLLSEAARGEGGILRNKDNERFMERYAPTVKDLAPRDMVARAMANEVREGRGCGPDGAYVMLDLTHLEPAHIDAKLPDITEFARTYLGVEPYTEQIPVFPTAHYAMGGIPTNIQGEALANNDDVIPGLYAAGEVACVSVHGANRLGTNSLLDINVFGRRAGIAAAEYASTADFEELPAEPEAFVVELIEGMRSADGTERVAAIRTDLQATMDINAQVYRTEGSLKQALTDIEGLKQRFAQVSVQDKGKRFNTDLLEAVELGFLLDLAEVLVVSALARKESRGGHFREDYDKRDDVNFMRHTMAYRSVDAEGTVNIRLDYKPVVQTRYKPMERKY; translated from the coding sequence ATGCAGCGCCACCAGTACGACGTCGTCATCGTCGGCGCGGGCGGAGCGGGAATGCGCGCCGCCCTGGAGTCCAGCAAGCGGACCCGGACCGCGGTGCTCACCAAGCTCTACCCGACCCGGTCCCACACCGGCGCCGCACAGGGTGGGATGTGCGCCGCCCTCGCCAATGTCGAGGAGGACAACTGGGAGTGGCACACCTTCGACACGGTCAAGGGCGGCGACTTCCTGGTCGACCAGGACGCGGCCGAGGTGATGTGCCGCGAGGCCGTCGACGCCGTCCTGGACCTGGAGAAGATGGGCCTGCCGTTCAACCGGACGGCCGAGGGCAAGATCGACCAGCGCTTCTTCGGTGGGCACACCCGCAACCACGGTGAGGCCGTCGTCCGCCGGTCCTGCTTCGCGGCCGACCGTACCGGCCATATGATCCTGCAGACGCTGTACCAGCAGTGCATCAAGCAGAACGTCGAGTTCTTCAACGAGTTCTACGTACTGGACCTGCTGATGGTCGGCGGTCGCGCGACCGGTGTGGTGGCCTACGAACTGGCCACCGGTGAGCTGCACATCTTCTCGGCCAAGTCGATCGTGTTCGCCTCGGGCGGCTTCGGCAAGGTCTTCCGGACAACCTCGAACGCGCACACGCTGACCGGCGACGGGATGGGCATCGTCTGGCGCAAGGGCCTGCCGCTGGAGGACATGGAGTTCTTCCAGTTCCACCCGACCGGCCTCGCGGGCCTCGGTGTGCTGCTGTCTGAGGCCGCTCGCGGTGAGGGCGGAATCCTGCGCAACAAGGACAACGAGCGCTTCATGGAGCGGTACGCGCCGACCGTGAAGGACCTCGCGCCGCGCGACATGGTCGCCCGGGCGATGGCGAACGAAGTACGCGAAGGCCGTGGCTGTGGCCCCGACGGCGCGTACGTGATGCTCGACCTGACCCACCTGGAGCCCGCACACATCGACGCGAAGCTGCCGGACATCACCGAGTTCGCCCGCACCTATCTCGGCGTCGAGCCGTACACCGAGCAGATCCCGGTCTTCCCGACCGCGCACTACGCGATGGGCGGCATCCCGACCAACATCCAGGGCGAGGCGCTGGCCAACAACGACGACGTCATCCCCGGCCTGTACGCCGCGGGCGAGGTCGCCTGCGTCTCCGTGCACGGTGCGAACCGGCTCGGCACGAACTCGCTGCTGGACATCAACGTGTTCGGGCGGCGAGCCGGGATCGCGGCCGCGGAGTACGCGTCGACCGCTGACTTCGAAGAGCTGCCCGCCGAGCCCGAGGCCTTTGTGGTCGAGCTGATCGAGGGCATGCGCAGCGCCGACGGCACCGAGCGGGTGGCGGCGATCCGGACCGACCTGCAGGCCACGATGGACATCAACGCGCAGGTCTACCGGACCGAGGGCTCGCTGAAGCAGGCTCTGACCGATATCGAGGGCCTGAAGCAACGATTCGCCCAGGTTTCCGTGCAGGACAAGGGCAAGCGGTTCAACACCGACCTGCTGGAGGCCGTCGAGCTGGGCTTCCTGCTCGATCTGGCCGAAGTGCTGGTGGTTTCCGCGCTGGCTCGCAAGGAGTCCCGGGGCGGGCACTTCCGTGAGGACTACGACAAGCGTGACGACGTGAACTTCATGCGGCACACGATGGCCTACCGGTCTGTCGATGCCGAAGGCACCGTGAATATCCGGCTGGACTACAAACCGGTCGTTCAGACTCGCTACAAGCCGATGGAGCGGAAGTACTGA